From the genome of Rhizobacter sp. AJA081-3:
AGCTGTCGATCCTGGCCGAGCAGGTGGTGGCCAAGCGGCTGCAGCGCGTGGAAGGGGTCGCGACCGTCGACGTCTCGGGTCTGGCCAAGCGTGAGGTGCGCATCGACCTCGACCCGGCGCGGCTGCGCGCCTACGCGATCACGCCGGCGCAGGTGGCGGCGGGGCTGCGCGAGGCGAATGCCGACCAGCCGGTGGGCCTGCTGTCGGACAGCACGCAGGACGCCATCCTGCGCGTCGAGGGCCGGGCCAGTGACCCGCGGCAATTCGCCGACATGGTGGTGGCCCACCGCGGCGGCCTGCCGCTGACGCTGGGCGACCTCGGCCAGCTCGTCGAACGCGAGCGCGAGGCCGACTCGGTGGCGCGCATCAACGGCCAGCGTGCGGTGAACTTCAACGTCTACAAGCAGCAGGACGCCAACGTCGTGGCCACGGGCGAGGCCATCAAGGCGGCGATGGACGAGGTGCGCAAGGGCCTGCCGCCGGACGTGGAGCTGCGCCTGGTCTACGCCAACAGCGACTTCGTCAAGGGTTCGCTGAAGGGCCTGCAGCACACGCTGATCGAGGGCGCGCTGCTCACCGTGGCGATCGTGTTCCTGTTCCTGCACTCCTGGCGCAGCACCATCATCACCGGCCTGACGCTGCCCATCGCGGTGATCTCCAGCTTCATCGCCGTGTATGCGCTGGGCTTCACGCTGAACTTCATGACCATGATGGCGCTGAGCCTGTGCATCGGGCTGCTGATCGACGACGCCATCGTCGTGCGCGAGAACATCGTGCGGCACGTCAAGCTCGGCAGCGACCACTTCACCGCCGCGCGCGAAGGCACCGAGGAGATCGGCCTGGCGGTGATGGCCACCACCTTCGCGATCTGCGCGGTGTTCGTGCCCGTGGCCTTCATGAGCGGCATCGTCGGCAAGTTCTTCTTTCCCTTTGGCATCACGGTGGCGGTGGCGGTGCTCGTGTCGCTGTTCGTCAGCTTCACGCTCGACCCGATGCTGTCCAGCCGCTGGCCGGATCCGCCGGGCACGATGGCGCGCAAGGTCTGGGGCCTGTCGCACCTGATCCGCGCCACCGACCACGGCCTGGACGTGCTGCACGATGCGTACGAGCGGCTGATCCGCTGGGTGTTCGAGCGTCCCAAGCGCAACCGGCTGATCGTGCTCGGCGTCGGCCTGGCGAGCTTCGTCGGTGCCATCGGCCTGGCGCCTCTGGTGGGCAGCGAGTTCATCCCGCAGACCGACCAGGGCTTCACGCAGTTGGCCATCCGCATGACCGTGGGCTCCAGCCTGGCGCGCAGCGACGAGAAGGTGCGCCAGGTTGAGGCCATCGTCGCCGCCTTTCCCGAGGTGAAGACGATCTCCACCAACGTGGGCGGGCAGGGCACGGGCCTGGCCGTCGGGCGCAACCAGGCTTCGCTGAACATCGGCCTGGTCGAGCGCAGCGAACGCAAGCGCACGCAGAAGCAGATCGAGGACGCGATCCGTGCCGAGATCGCGAAGATCCCCGGCATCGAGGTCTCCGTGGGTTTCGACCGGCCGATCTATGTGGCCATCCTCGGCAGCGACGCGCAGGGCCTGGCGAAGGTGGCCAGCGAGTTCGCCGAGCAGGTGCGCAAGGTGCCCGGCATCGCCGACGTCGAGCTCTCCGTCAAGCCGGGCCTGCCGGCCTACGCCGTTCGCCTGAAGCAGGGCGCGGTGCGCGAGCTCGGCCTGACCGCGCCGCAGCTCGCCTCCAGCCTGCGCGCCTACGTCAATGGCGAGGTCGGCACCTACTGGACGACGCCGGAAGGCGAGCAGGTCGAGGTGCTGCTGCGCCTGCCCGAGACGCAGCGCGAGCGTGTGTCGCAGATGGGCAAGCTGCCGGTGGCCTTCGCCAAGGACGGCACGCCGATTCCGCTGGACGCCGTGGCGACCATCGAGCCGGTGGTCAACCCCGAGGTGATCCGCCGCCAGAACCTGCAGCGCCGCGAGGCCATCTTCGCCGGCGTGCAGGGCCGGCCGGCGGGCGATGTGGGCGACGATGTGCAGAAGCTCGTCAAGACCACCACGCTGCCGCCGGGCTTCACCTTCGACGTCGGCGGCTCGACGCGCGACCAGGAAGAGGCCTTCGGCGCCATGCTCGGCGCGATGGTGTTGGCGGTGATCTTCATCTACATCGTGCTGGCCAGCCAGTTCGGCAGCTTCCTGCAGCCGATCGCCATCATGGCCTCGCTGCCGCTGGCGCTGATCGGCGTGATGCTGGCACTGCTGCTGTGGCGCAGCACGCTGAACATCTTCTCGATGATCGGCCTGGTGATGCTGATGGGCCTGGTGACGAAGAACGCGATCCTGCTGGTCGACTTCGCCAACCGCGAGCTACGCAACGGCGCGAGCGTGGCCGACGCGCTGCTGCAGGCCGGCCTGATCCGCATGCGGCCGATCATCATGACCACCGCGGCGATGGTGTTCGGCATGCTGCCGCTGGCGCTGGCGCTGAACGACGGCGGCGAGCTGCAGGCGCCGATGGGCCGGGCCATCATCGGCGGCGTCATCACCTCGACGCTGCTGACGCTGGTGGTGGTGCCGGTGTTGTGGAGCTACCTGGTCGGGCCGAAGTTCAGCCCGACACGTGAATCACGTCCCGAACCAGCGGATAGATCTGGTTCTGCCATCGCCGCCCGCTGAACACGCCGTAGTGGCCCACGCCGGGCTGCACGTAGTGCGTGCGCATGTAGGGGCGCAGCCTGCTGCACAGGTCCTGCGCGGCGAGCGTCTGGCCAGGGGCGCAGATGTCGTCGCGCTCGCCCTCGATGGTGACCAGCGCTGTGCGGCGGATCGCCGACGGGTCGACGCGCCGGCCGCGGAAAGTGAGCTCGCCGCGCGGCAGCGCGTAGTCCTGGAACACCTGCTGCACGGTCTCGAGGTAGAACTCCGCCGGCAGGTCGGCCACCGCCATGTATTCCTCGTAGAAGGCCCGGGTCGCCTGGGTCTTCTCGTCGTCCTGCTCGACCAGGTTGACGTAGTAGTCGCGAAAGGCGTTGACGTGGCGGTCCTTGTTCATGCTCATGAACGCGGTGAGTTGCACGAAGCCGGGGTAGACGCGCCGCCCGGCACCGCGGAATCGCCAGGGCACGCGGCTGATCAGCTTGCTCTCGAACCACTCGATCGGCTTGGTGGTCGCCAGCTTGTTCACCTCGGTCGGGCTGATGCGGCAGTCGATCGGCCCGGCCATCAGGGTCAGGCTGGCCGGCGTGGCCGGGTGCTCGTCTTCCGACATCAGGGCCACGGCGGCAAGGGCCGCCACGCAGGGCTGGCAGATCGCCATCAGGTGCGCGCCCGGGCCCATCACGGCGAGGAACTGCATCAGATGCTCGATGTATTCGTCCAGGCCGAAGCGGCCTGCGGCCAGCGGCACGTCGCGGGCGTTGTGCCAGTCGGTGATGTAGACGTCGTGGTCGATCAGCATCGTGCGCACGGTGTCGCGCAGCAGCGTGGCGAAGTGGCCCGACATCGGGGCCACGATCAGCACGCGCGGCTGCTCGGTCGCGCCCGGCTTGGCGAAGCGCAGCAGCGTGCCGAAGGCGGCGCTGTGCACCACTTCCTCGACCACCGGCCAGTCGCGGCCCTGCGCGGTGACCGAGGTGATCGCCCAGTCGGGCCGGCGGTGCGTCACCTCGGCCAGCCGCATCACCTCGCAGGCCGCGGCGACCTGCCGGTGCGGCGGGTGCCCGCCCATCCCGAGGGTCGGGTCGAGCAGCAGCGGCACGCTGGCGCGGGCGAATGAACGCAGCGGCCAGAGCAGGTCGTTGTGGGCCTGGTAGGCGTGGTACATCATGGGGCCTTCCCGCAGAGTGTCGTGCGGCCAGCGGAGCAACTTGCGCGCCAACGCGCGGCCGCAGCACGTGCGTGGCACGTGGATTGCTGCAGGTTCCGGGGACCGCGGGCCGCGCCCGCACCGCCGGAAGCCCGCCATGCCCGTCGCCATCCCCGCCCGCCCGAAGGCCGCCCCCCGCAAGCGTGCAGCATCGGCGCGCGCCACCCTCACGCTGTCGAGCAAGAACTACTCGTCGTGGTCGCTGCGCGGCTGGCTGCTGGCGCGTTTCGCCGGGCTCGACTTCGACGAGGTGATGGTCTCGCCCGACGATGCCGAAGCCCGCAAGGAGCTGCTGCTGCTCGCGCCATCGATCCGCGTGCCCTGCCTGACTCACGAGGGCGCGAAGGTCTGGAACACGCTGGCCATCGCGCACTACCTCGACGAGATCTTTCCCGCTGCCGGGCTGATGCCGGCCGACCGCATCGCCCGCGCGCACTGCCGCTCGGTCAGCGGCGAGATGAACTCCGGCTTCGCCAACCTGCGCTCGGCGCTGCCGATGAACCTGAAGGCCCGCCACCCGGGCTTCAAGATCTGGGCCGGTGCGCAGCCCGACATCGACCGCGTCGTCGAGATCTGGACCGAGTGCCTGGCCACCTACGGCGGCCCGTTCCTGTTCGGCAAGAAGCACACGATGGCCGACGCGATGTACGCGCCTGTGGTCACGCGCTTCCTGACTTACGACGTGAAGCTCAACAAGCCCTGCCTGGCGTACTGCCAGACGATCATGGCGATGCCCGAGATGAAGGAGTGGCTCGCCGCGGCGAAGCGCGAGCCCGAGGAGATCGAGGAACTCGACATGGAGTTCTGATCAGGCCCAGCTCGACGGCGCTGGTACCTCGCAGGGCGCCGGCATGTCGACGGTCTTGAAGTCCGCCGGGCCGACGATCTCGAGGTACTCCATGTCGGGCGAGTAGTCGAACAGGTAGTGCACGATGCCCGGGCGCTGGTGCACGCAGTCGCCGGCTGCGACGAGCGTCTCCTGGTCGCCGTACATGAACTTCGCCCAGCCCTTGGTCATGATGACGATGTGGAAGTCCGCCTCATGGCGGTGCCAGCCGGTGCCCTTTTCGGGTGCCATGTTGGCCTTGACGAGCTGCGCGAGCACCCGGCCGGAGGTGGCGGCCTCGACACCCAGGTCCTTGTAGATGAAGAAGTCGCGCAGGCCGTCGCTGCGCCAGGCGGTGTCGTCGGGCTTGACGTGCGAGAAACGGGTGGTGGTGCTGTCCAGCATGGTGATTCCTCCGCTCGAATGGGGTGAGACGGCAGGGCGCCATGCATCATCCGTTCCCGTCGCTCGGGTTGACCGGGGATAAGGGAGGCCCAAGACGTTTACGGTATGGTTCGGGTTTCGAACGAGCCGCCCCAGATCTGACGTGTCCTCCTCCCGCCCCGCGCTAGCGGCCAGCCAACTTGCCTGTCGCCGCGGCGACCGGCTGCTGTTCCGCGGGCTCGATTTTTCGCTCCAGGGCGGCCAGCTCGTCTGGCTGCGCGGGCCCAACGGCAGCGGCAAGACCAGCCTGCTGCGCCTGCTGGCCGGCCTGTCGACGCCGGCCGAAGGGGCGGTGACCTGGGACGGCGTGCCGCTGCGCCAGGCCGGTGCGGCCTATCACCGCAGCCTGTGCTATCTGGCCCATGCCAACGCCCTGAAGGACGATCTCACCGTGCTGGAAGCGCTGCAATTCCTCGCCCGGCTGCATGGCCAGGCGGGCGACGCCGCCAGCGTCGAGCCGGCGCTGCGCAAGGTCGGCCTGTTCAGCCGCCGCAACGCCGCGGTGCGCACGCTCTCGCAGGGGCAGCGGCGCCGTGTCGCGCTGGCGCGCCTGCAGGTCGACGCCGCCGCGCCGGTGTGGATCCTCGACGAACCCTACGATGCGCTCGATGCCGAAGGCACGGCGATGCTCGACGAGGCGCTCGGCCAGCACGCCCGCCGGGGCGGGGCCGCGGTGCTGACCAGCCACATCGACCTGACGCTGCGCGACCCTCAGCCGGTCACGCTGCAACTCGATGCCTACGCCGCCCGATGAGCCGCGCCTTCACGACCATCGTCGCGCGGGACCTGCGGCTGGCGGCGCGGCGCCGTGTCGAGGCGCTGCTGCCGATCGCCTTCTTCCTCGTCGCCGTGAGCCTGTTCCCGCTCGGCGTCGGCCCGGAGCCGCAGACGCTGCGCCAGATCGCGCCGGGCGTGGTGTGGGTGTGCGCGCTGCTGGCCGCGATGATGTCGCTGACGCAGCTGTACGGCGTCGACCATGCCGACGGCTCGCTGGAGCAGATGCTGCTCTCCGGCGAGTCGCTGTGGATGATCGCCGCGGCCAAGGCGCTGGCGCACTGGGTCGTCACCGGCGCACCGCTGGTGCTGGCCGCACCGCTGTTCGGGCTGCTGTTCGACCTCAGCACGGTGGCCAACACCACGCTGGCGCTGTCGCTGCTGCTGGGCACGCCCATCCTCAGCCTGCTCGGCGGGCTGGGCGCGGCGCTCACGCTGGGCCTGCGCAGCGGCGCGGTGCTGCTGATCCTCATCATCCTGCCGCTGTGCATCCCGGCGCTGATCTTCGGCGCCGGCGCAGTGTCGGCCGCCGAGGCCGGCATCTCGACACGCGGTCATTTTTCCCTGCTCGGCGCCTTGCTGATCGCCTCGGTGCTGCTCGCGCCGCTGGCCACCGGCGCGGCGCTGCGCATTGCCACGGAGTGAGCCTTCGATGCCAGGGCAACTGAGACTCTTCACCTTCGCCTCGCCGGTGCGCTTCTACGGCCTGACCGGCGCGCTGATCCCGTGGCTGTGGGCGGCGTGCATCGCGCTGACCGGCGCGGGGCTGTACATGGGCTTCTTCGTCGCCCCGACCGACGCGACGCAGGGCGAGTCGTACCGCGTGATCTTCGTCCACGTGCCGGCGGCCTGGATGTCGATGCTGCTGTACCTCGTGATGGCCTTCTGGGCCGCCATCGGCTGGGCCTTCAATGCCCGCCTGGCCTCGATGGTGGCGCGCGCGATCGCCCCGACCGGCGCGATGTTCACCTTCCTGGCCCTGTGGACCGGCGCCTTCTGGGGCAAGCCGACCTGGGGCACCTGGTGGGTGTGGGATGCGCGGCTGACCTCGGAACTCATCCTGCTTTTCCTGTATCTGGGATTCCTGGCCCTGGTCAACGCGATCGACGACACCCGCCGCGCCGACCAGGCCGGTGCGTTGCTGGCGGTGGTGGGGGCGGTGAACGTGCCGATCATCTACTTCTCGGTGAAGTGGTGGAACACGCTGCACCAGGGCGCGACGATCAGCATGACGGCGGCGCCGAAGATGGCGCAGACCATGCTGACGGCGATGCTGCTGATGACCTTCGCGTTCTGGGCCTATGCCTTCGCAGTGGTCTTCATGCGCGCCCGCGCGATCGTGATCGAGCGCGAGCAGCACACGGAATGGGTGACGGAACTGGTTCGTAAGCAGGGGTCGAAGGCATGAACTGGAACAGCGCGAGCGAATTCTTCGCAATGGGTGGTTACGGGCTCTACGTCTGGGGCTCCTACATTGCCACCGCGGTGCTGATGGTCATCGAGCCCATCCTGGCCCATCACAGGCATGCTCGGGCCCGCCGAGATGCCGCAAGTCTTTCCGAGGAGTCCTGACATGAAGCCCCGCCACAAACGCCTGGCCATCGCCGGCGGTGTCGTCGTCGCCGTGGGCGCGATCGCCACGCTGGTGCTCAACGCCTTCCAGAGCAACCTGGTGTTCTTCTACTCGCCGTCGCAGATCGCCTCTCACGAGGCGCCGGCCAACCGCACCTTCCGCCTCGGCGGGCTGGTGCAGGAAGGCACCGTCAAGCGCGATGGCGTCAAGGTCAACTTCGTCGTCACCGACACGGCCAAGACCGTGCCGGTGCAGTACGAGGGCATCCTTCCCGACCTGTTCAAGGAGGGCAAGGGCGTGGTCGCGCAGGGACAACTTCGTGACGGTGTGTTCGTCGCCCGCGAGGTGCTGGCCAAGCACGACGAGAACTACATGCCGCCCGAGGCGGCCGAAGCACTCAAGAAGGCGCAACAGGTGAACGACCAGATGAACAAGGGCGTGGCCCAAGGGAGCGCGAAGTGATTCCGGAACTCGGGCATATCGCGCTGTGGCTGGCGCTGGGCGTGTCGGCGGTGCTGGGGGTGGTGCCGATGGCCGGCGCGCAGAAGGGCCGTGCCGACTGGATGGCGCTGGCGCGGCCGCTGGCCATCGCCGAGTTCGTGTTCGTGGCCTTCGCCTTCGGCTGCCTGGTCACGTCCTTCGTCCAGCATGACTTCTCGGTGCTCAACGTTGCGAGCAACTCCAACAGCGCCTTGCCGCTGCCCTACCGCATCGCCGCCTCCTGGGGCAGCCACGAGGGCTCGCTGCTGCTGTGGGTGATGATGCTGTGCGTCTGGCAGCTGGCCGTGGCCCGCTTCAGCGCGCACCTCCCGCAGCCGGTGCTGGCTCGCATCCTGGCGGTGATGGGCCTGATCAGTGTGGGCTTCCTGCTCTTCATGCTGGCGACCTCCAACCCCTTCGACCGTCTGATCCCCGCCGCCCCAGAAGGACGCGACCTGAACCCGCTGCTGCAGGACCCGGGCATGGTGATCCACCCGCCGATGCTGTACATGGGCTACGTGGGCTTCTCGGTGGCCTTCGCGTTCGCGGTGGCGGCCTTGATCGGCGGCAACCTCGACGCCACCTGGGCGCGCTGGACGCGCCCCTGGACCACGGTGGCCTGGATCTTCCTGACCATCGGCATCGCGCTGGGCAGCTGGTGGGCCTACTACGAACTGGGCTGGGGCGGCTGGTGGTTCTGGGACCCGGTCGAGAACGCCTCCTTCATGCCCTGGCTGGTGGGCACGGCGCTCATCCACTCGCTGGCCGTGACCGAAAAGCGCGGCAGCTTCAAGAGCTGGACGGTGCTGCTGGCGATCATGGCCTTCTCGCTGTCGCTGCTGGGTACCTTCCTGGTCCGCTCGGGTGTGCTCAGCTCGGTGCACGCCTTCGCCACCGACCCGCGCCGCGGCCTGTTCATCCTCATCTTCCTGGTCATCGTGATCGGCGCGTCGCTGACGCTGTACGCCTGGCGCGCGCCGAAGGTCGGCCTCGGCGCACGTTTCGGCCTGCTCTCGCGCGAGACGCTGCTGCTGCTCAACAATGTGTTGCTGGTGGCCGCCACCGGCGCGGTCTTGCTGGGCACGCTGTACCCGCTGGTGCTCGATGCGCTGGGCCTGGGCAAGATCTCGGTCGGCCCGCCGTACTTCGACACCGTGTTCGTGCCCTTGATGGCGCCGCTGGTCTTCCTGATGGGCGTGGGCCCGATGGCGCGCTGGAAGGCCACCGAGCTGCCCGACCTGTGGACCCGGCTGCGCTGGGCGCTGGGCGTGGCGATCGTGGCCGCGCTGGGGGTGGAGTGGTCCACCGGCGAGATCGGCTTCCAGGCGACGCTCGGGCTGGCGATGGCTTTCTGGATCATCGCCTCGGTGGCCACCGACCTGTTCGAGCGCCTGCGCGGTGGCAATCCGCTCGAGCGCGCCAAGTTGCTGCCGCGGGCGATGGTCGGCATGATGGTCGCGCACCTGGGCGTGGCCGCCTTCATCATCGGCGTGACCATGGTGAAGGGCCACGAGGTCGAGCGCGACGTGAAGATGGAGGTGGGCGACACCACCGAGGTGCGCGGCTACACCTTCACCTTCAAGGGTGTGAGCGACACGACCGGGCCGAACTACGTCGCGGCGCGGGCGACCATCGAGGTCAGCCGTGACGGGCGCATGCTGCGCACGATGCACCCCGAGAAGCGCATGTACCGCGTGCAGCAGAACCCGATGACCGAGGCCGACATCGACACCGGCTTCACGCGCGACCTGTACGTCTCACTGGGCGAGCCGATCGAAGGCAGCAAGGGCGCCTGGATCGTGCGCGTCTACTTCAAGCCCTTCGTCGACTGGATCTGGGGCGGCTGCCTGCTGATGGCGCTGGGCGGCCTGCTCGCCGCCACCGATCGCCGCTACCGCGCCAAGGTTCGCAGCGAGCAGGGTGCATCGTCCATCGTGGGAGCGAGCGCTTGAAGAGCCTGAAGTTCCTCATACCGCTGGGTATCTTCCTGGTGCTCGCGGTCTTCCTCGCGGTGGGCCTGAACCTGAACCCGCGCGAAGTGCCGTCGCCGTTGATCGGCAAGCCGGCGCCTGCCTTCACCCTGACCCGGCTGGATGCTCCGGCGCAGACGATCAAGCGCGACGAACTGCTCGGCAAGGTCTGGATCCTCAACGTCTGGGCCTCGTGGTGCGCGCCGTGCCGCGAAGAGCACCCGGTGCTGGTGGAGTTCGCGCGGCGCAAGCTCGTGCCGATCTACGGCCTGAACTACAAGGACACCCGGCCGGCCGGCATGGGCTTCCTGACCCAGCTGGGCAACCCCTATGAAGCCTCGCTGTTCGACGGCGACGGACGGGTCGGCATCGACTACGGTGTCTACGGCGTGCCCGAGACCTTCGTGATCGACAAGCAGGGCATGATCCGCCACAAGCATGTCGGGCCGCTCACGCCCGAAGTGGTGCGCACGAAGATCGAGCCGCTGCTGAAGGAACTCAATGCCTGAGCTGCTCTCCCGCTGGATGCTCGCGCTGCTGCTGGCCTTGCCGCTGGCCGCTGACGCCAAGGAGGCCGCCCCGGCCTCCGACGACCCGGTGCTCGAGGCGCGCGTGATGCGGATCTCCGCCGAGCTGCGTTGCCTGGTTTGCCAGAACCAGACCATCGCCGACTCGCACGCCGACCTCGCGCAGGACCTGCGCCAGCAGGTGCGCGAGATGCTGCAGAAGGGCCAGAGCGATGCGCAGATCATCGACTACATGACGCAGCGCTACGGTGACTTCGTGCTGTACCGCCCGCCGGTCAAGTCGACGACCGCCTTGCTGTGGTATGGCCCTGCCTTGCTGGTGCTGGGCGGCCTGGGCGTGCTGGCCGTCGTGCTGCGCCGGCGCAGCAAGCTGCCGGACGATCAGTTCGAGCCCGACCAGCCCGAGTAGTCCCCCTGCTTCGGGGGGAAGGCGCGCTCCGGGCGTGAGCGTGCGTGTCATTTGTCACTGTGCGCGCGCCGCGGCCCCCGGGCTGCGCGCGCCGCGGCCGCCAATAATCCAAAACCCCTCAACGTACAGGGGCGGCGCCTCCGGCGCTGCCGCCGGGAGACAGCGTGTTTCGTGCGTTCCATGATCGAGCCCATGCCTCTGTGCTTTTCGATGCCGGCATGGATGCATTCCTGGGTTTCCTGGCCGTGCTCGTCGCCGCCTGGTGGCTCAGCGCGGCACCGCTGACCGAGATCCACAGACCGCTGGCCGATCCCTCGCTGCGCCTGGTCGCGGCCGGCTTCGCGATCGGCATGGCCGCCTTGCTGGCCAGCATGGGCCTGTACCGGCAGGTCGGCCTGTCCTTGCCGGCTCAGATCCTGCGCCTGTTGGTCGCCGCCGGGATGGGCGGCTACCTGACCTACCTGCTGCTCAAGGAAGTGAACTTCGACGGCGAGCCGGGTCGGCTGATCGGGCATTCGGTTCTGAATCTTCTGGCGGGGCTGATCGTCGTGCGCGGCACGATCGCGCTGGCCCGCCACGCCGCCGGGCGCCAGCGCTTCCTGATCGTCGGCACCGGGGCCGAGGCGGTGTCGGTGGCCCACGACCTGCGGCACAGCCCGCGCATGCGTGGCGAACTGGTCGGCTTCTATCCGGCCAAGGACGCCGCCACCGATGCCGGCATCGACCCGACGCTGGTGC
Proteins encoded in this window:
- a CDS encoding efflux RND transporter permease subunit, with protein sequence MWVTRVSIANPVFATMVMVALCVLGLFSYARLGVEQMPDVNPPVAFVDVAYPGASPEAVEREITKLVEEGLNSIAGVKRITSRSFEGRSQTSVEFTLNADMARAMQDVRDRIAVVQSAFPKDAKPPTVARFNNDNSQPVVVSALLSPTRSARELSILAEQVVAKRLQRVEGVATVDVSGLAKREVRIDLDPARLRAYAITPAQVAAGLREANADQPVGLLSDSTQDAILRVEGRASDPRQFADMVVAHRGGLPLTLGDLGQLVEREREADSVARINGQRAVNFNVYKQQDANVVATGEAIKAAMDEVRKGLPPDVELRLVYANSDFVKGSLKGLQHTLIEGALLTVAIVFLFLHSWRSTIITGLTLPIAVISSFIAVYALGFTLNFMTMMALSLCIGLLIDDAIVVRENIVRHVKLGSDHFTAAREGTEEIGLAVMATTFAICAVFVPVAFMSGIVGKFFFPFGITVAVAVLVSLFVSFTLDPMLSSRWPDPPGTMARKVWGLSHLIRATDHGLDVLHDAYERLIRWVFERPKRNRLIVLGVGLASFVGAIGLAPLVGSEFIPQTDQGFTQLAIRMTVGSSLARSDEKVRQVEAIVAAFPEVKTISTNVGGQGTGLAVGRNQASLNIGLVERSERKRTQKQIEDAIRAEIAKIPGIEVSVGFDRPIYVAILGSDAQGLAKVASEFAEQVRKVPGIADVELSVKPGLPAYAVRLKQGAVRELGLTAPQLASSLRAYVNGEVGTYWTTPEGEQVEVLLRLPETQRERVSQMGKLPVAFAKDGTPIPLDAVATIEPVVNPEVIRRQNLQRREAIFAGVQGRPAGDVGDDVQKLVKTTTLPPGFTFDVGGSTRDQEEAFGAMLGAMVLAVIFIYIVLASQFGSFLQPIAIMASLPLALIGVMLALLLWRSTLNIFSMIGLVMLMGLVTKNAILLVDFANRELRNGASVADALLQAGLIRMRPIIMTTAAMVFGMLPLALALNDGGELQAPMGRAIIGGVITSTLLTLVVVPVLWSYLVGPKFSPTRESRPEPADRSGSAIAAR
- a CDS encoding polyhydroxyalkanoate depolymerase; translated protein: MMYHAYQAHNDLLWPLRSFARASVPLLLDPTLGMGGHPPHRQVAAACEVMRLAEVTHRRPDWAITSVTAQGRDWPVVEEVVHSAAFGTLLRFAKPGATEQPRVLIVAPMSGHFATLLRDTVRTMLIDHDVYITDWHNARDVPLAAGRFGLDEYIEHLMQFLAVMGPGAHLMAICQPCVAALAAVALMSEDEHPATPASLTLMAGPIDCRISPTEVNKLATTKPIEWFESKLISRVPWRFRGAGRRVYPGFVQLTAFMSMNKDRHVNAFRDYYVNLVEQDDEKTQATRAFYEEYMAVADLPAEFYLETVQQVFQDYALPRGELTFRGRRVDPSAIRRTALVTIEGERDDICAPGQTLAAQDLCSRLRPYMRTHYVQPGVGHYGVFSGRRWQNQIYPLVRDVIHVSG
- a CDS encoding glutathione S-transferase family protein; this encodes MPVAIPARPKAAPRKRAASARATLTLSSKNYSSWSLRGWLLARFAGLDFDEVMVSPDDAEARKELLLLAPSIRVPCLTHEGAKVWNTLAIAHYLDEIFPAAGLMPADRIARAHCRSVSGEMNSGFANLRSALPMNLKARHPGFKIWAGAQPDIDRVVEIWTECLATYGGPFLFGKKHTMADAMYAPVVTRFLTYDVKLNKPCLAYCQTIMAMPEMKEWLAAAKREPEEIEELDMEF
- a CDS encoding cupin domain-containing protein → MLDSTTTRFSHVKPDDTAWRSDGLRDFFIYKDLGVEAATSGRVLAQLVKANMAPEKGTGWHRHEADFHIVIMTKGWAKFMYGDQETLVAAGDCVHQRPGIVHYLFDYSPDMEYLEIVGPADFKTVDMPAPCEVPAPSSWA
- the ccmA gene encoding cytochrome c biogenesis heme-transporting ATPase CcmA, which codes for MSSSRPALAASQLACRRGDRLLFRGLDFSLQGGQLVWLRGPNGSGKTSLLRLLAGLSTPAEGAVTWDGVPLRQAGAAYHRSLCYLAHANALKDDLTVLEALQFLARLHGQAGDAASVEPALRKVGLFSRRNAAVRTLSQGQRRRVALARLQVDAAAPVWILDEPYDALDAEGTAMLDEALGQHARRGGAAVLTSHIDLTLRDPQPVTLQLDAYAAR
- the ccmB gene encoding heme exporter protein CcmB; this translates as MSRAFTTIVARDLRLAARRRVEALLPIAFFLVAVSLFPLGVGPEPQTLRQIAPGVVWVCALLAAMMSLTQLYGVDHADGSLEQMLLSGESLWMIAAAKALAHWVVTGAPLVLAAPLFGLLFDLSTVANTTLALSLLLGTPILSLLGGLGAALTLGLRSGAVLLILIILPLCIPALIFGAGAVSAAEAGISTRGHFSLLGALLIASVLLAPLATGAALRIATE
- the ccmC gene encoding heme ABC transporter permease CcmC, coding for MPGQLRLFTFASPVRFYGLTGALIPWLWAACIALTGAGLYMGFFVAPTDATQGESYRVIFVHVPAAWMSMLLYLVMAFWAAIGWAFNARLASMVARAIAPTGAMFTFLALWTGAFWGKPTWGTWWVWDARLTSELILLFLYLGFLALVNAIDDTRRADQAGALLAVVGAVNVPIIYFSVKWWNTLHQGATISMTAAPKMAQTMLTAMLLMTFAFWAYAFAVVFMRARAIVIEREQHTEWVTELVRKQGSKA
- the ccmD gene encoding heme exporter protein CcmD codes for the protein MNWNSASEFFAMGGYGLYVWGSYIATAVLMVIEPILAHHRHARARRDAASLSEES
- the ccmE gene encoding cytochrome c maturation protein CcmE yields the protein MKPRHKRLAIAGGVVVAVGAIATLVLNAFQSNLVFFYSPSQIASHEAPANRTFRLGGLVQEGTVKRDGVKVNFVVTDTAKTVPVQYEGILPDLFKEGKGVVAQGQLRDGVFVAREVLAKHDENYMPPEAAEALKKAQQVNDQMNKGVAQGSAK
- a CDS encoding heme lyase CcmF/NrfE family subunit codes for the protein MIPELGHIALWLALGVSAVLGVVPMAGAQKGRADWMALARPLAIAEFVFVAFAFGCLVTSFVQHDFSVLNVASNSNSALPLPYRIAASWGSHEGSLLLWVMMLCVWQLAVARFSAHLPQPVLARILAVMGLISVGFLLFMLATSNPFDRLIPAAPEGRDLNPLLQDPGMVIHPPMLYMGYVGFSVAFAFAVAALIGGNLDATWARWTRPWTTVAWIFLTIGIALGSWWAYYELGWGGWWFWDPVENASFMPWLVGTALIHSLAVTEKRGSFKSWTVLLAIMAFSLSLLGTFLVRSGVLSSVHAFATDPRRGLFILIFLVIVIGASLTLYAWRAPKVGLGARFGLLSRETLLLLNNVLLVAATGAVLLGTLYPLVLDALGLGKISVGPPYFDTVFVPLMAPLVFLMGVGPMARWKATELPDLWTRLRWALGVAIVAALGVEWSTGEIGFQATLGLAMAFWIIASVATDLFERLRGGNPLERAKLLPRAMVGMMVAHLGVAAFIIGVTMVKGHEVERDVKMEVGDTTEVRGYTFTFKGVSDTTGPNYVAARATIEVSRDGRMLRTMHPEKRMYRVQQNPMTEADIDTGFTRDLYVSLGEPIEGSKGAWIVRVYFKPFVDWIWGGCLLMALGGLLAATDRRYRAKVRSEQGASSIVGASA
- a CDS encoding DsbE family thiol:disulfide interchange protein, producing MKSLKFLIPLGIFLVLAVFLAVGLNLNPREVPSPLIGKPAPAFTLTRLDAPAQTIKRDELLGKVWILNVWASWCAPCREEHPVLVEFARRKLVPIYGLNYKDTRPAGMGFLTQLGNPYEASLFDGDGRVGIDYGVYGVPETFVIDKQGMIRHKHVGPLTPEVVRTKIEPLLKELNA